The following proteins are encoded in a genomic region of Pikeienuella piscinae:
- the truA gene encoding tRNA pseudouridine(38-40) synthase TruA yields the protein MPRYKLTLEYDGAPFAGWQRQADQPSVQERVETAVEALTGVFSHVQGAGRTDAGVHALAQVAHVDLAREWDEFRLREALNHHLRPAPVAVLAVEKVDGEFHARFSATERLYLYRIVNRRPPLTFERGTAWKVRNPLDVKAMREGAAHLVGHHDFTTFRSSMCQAKSPVKTVDEISVQRDGDKITVHVRARSFLHNQVRSFVGTLERVGAGAWAPGDVKAALEACDRAACGPVAPPDGLYLAEVRYASVVGAAPQT from the coding sequence ATGCCGCGCTACAAGCTCACCCTCGAATATGACGGCGCGCCCTTCGCCGGGTGGCAGCGCCAGGCCGATCAGCCCTCCGTCCAGGAGAGAGTGGAGACCGCGGTCGAGGCGCTGACCGGCGTATTCTCCCACGTGCAGGGCGCGGGCAGAACCGACGCGGGCGTTCACGCGCTGGCCCAGGTCGCGCATGTCGACCTGGCGCGGGAGTGGGATGAATTCCGTCTGCGCGAAGCGCTGAACCATCACCTCCGTCCGGCCCCGGTCGCGGTGCTTGCGGTGGAAAAGGTGGATGGTGAATTCCACGCGCGTTTCAGCGCGACCGAACGGCTCTACCTCTACCGCATCGTCAATCGCCGTCCGCCGCTCACATTCGAGCGTGGGACGGCGTGGAAGGTGCGGAACCCGCTCGACGTCAAGGCGATGCGAGAAGGTGCGGCGCATCTCGTCGGTCACCACGACTTCACCACGTTCCGCTCGTCCATGTGTCAGGCGAAATCCCCGGTGAAAACGGTCGATGAGATCAGCGTTCAGCGCGACGGGGACAAGATTACGGTCCATGTCCGCGCCAGAAGCTTTCTTCACAACCAGGTGCGAAGCTTCGTCGGCACGCTGGAGCGGGTCGGCGCCGGCGCATGGGCGCCGGGCGATGTGAAAGCGGCGCTCGAAGCTTGCGATCGCGCGGCTTGCGGGCCGGTCGCGCCGCCCGACGGGCTTTACCTCGCCGAAGTGCGTTACGCTTCCGTCGTCGGAGCCGCGCCGCAGACGTGA
- a CDS encoding NADP-dependent oxidoreductase yields the protein MPVNQEILLKAYPVGTPTVDTFSIREAATPALPAGGVVLKLLWLSVDPYMRGRMSDAKSYAAPFKPGEPVYSGGVAEVIESDNPKLPVGALVMGMMNWARVQAHSGADLTVLDPAQGWGTKLSPSLALGALGMPGFTAWVGLNIHGRPKEGETIVVSAATGAVGSMVCQLAKRKGLRVVGVAGGAEKCAYAVETLGCDACVDHLDPDLKKNLAAACPNGVDIYFENVAGATLAAVMPLMNFFSRIPLCGMISQYNAMTGGGEGPDRSAALWRAILVNRIAVRGFIVFDHAEKQGEFLKEVAPLVASGEIKTRETVSEGLEKAPEAFLSLLKGTNFGKAIVKVA from the coding sequence ATGCCCGTCAACCAGGAAATTCTGCTAAAGGCCTACCCGGTCGGAACGCCGACAGTGGATACTTTCTCGATCCGTGAGGCGGCGACTCCAGCACTGCCCGCGGGCGGCGTCGTTCTCAAGCTGCTCTGGCTTTCGGTCGATCCCTATATGCGCGGCCGGATGTCGGACGCGAAATCCTACGCCGCGCCCTTCAAGCCCGGCGAGCCGGTCTATTCCGGGGGCGTCGCGGAGGTTATCGAGTCGGATAACCCGAAACTGCCCGTTGGGGCGCTGGTCATGGGGATGATGAACTGGGCGCGTGTCCAGGCGCATAGCGGCGCCGATCTGACGGTGCTCGATCCGGCGCAGGGCTGGGGGACGAAGCTTTCTCCCTCGCTCGCGCTCGGCGCGCTCGGCATGCCGGGCTTCACCGCCTGGGTCGGACTGAACATTCATGGCCGGCCGAAGGAAGGTGAAACCATCGTCGTCTCTGCGGCAACCGGCGCTGTCGGCTCCATGGTCTGCCAGTTGGCGAAGCGGAAGGGGCTGCGCGTCGTCGGCGTCGCGGGCGGGGCGGAAAAATGCGCCTATGCGGTCGAGACGCTCGGCTGCGACGCTTGCGTCGATCATCTCGACCCGGATCTCAAGAAAAACCTGGCGGCGGCCTGCCCGAATGGCGTCGACATCTACTTCGAGAATGTCGCCGGCGCGACGCTCGCCGCGGTGATGCCGCTCATGAACTTCTTCAGCCGCATTCCGCTCTGCGGCATGATTTCGCAATACAACGCGATGACCGGCGGCGGCGAGGGGCCGGATCGTTCCGCGGCGCTCTGGCGGGCGATTCTCGTCAACCGGATTGCGGTCAGGGGGTTCATTGTCTTCGACCACGCCGAAAAGCAGGGCGAATTCCTGAAGGAGGTCGCGCCATTGGTGGCCTCGGGCGAAATCAAGACGCGGGAAACCGTGAGCGAGGGGCTGGAAAAGGCGCCGGAAGCGTTCCTTTCGCTGCTGAAGGGAACGAATTTCGGCAAGGCCATCGTAAAGGTGGCGTAG
- the ade gene encoding adenine deaminase translates to MSVIPRHQTLTRLVDVAAGRVSAELVVRNGKWVNVHSGEIIPATDIAIVAGRFAYCGPDAAHCIGPETKVVDAAGRYLVPGLIDAHMHVESGMVTVTEFVRAVVRHGSTTLFIDPHEIANVLGLDGVRLMHDEAVAAPINVFVQAPSCVPSAPGLETPGAEFGPDEIAEAVRWPNIVGLGEVMNFPGVAANDPRMAGEIAAAMAVGKTIGGHYASPDLGPPFHAYAAGGPADDHEGTRAEDAIARVRQGMRAMLRLGSAWHDVAEQVKAVTEQGLDSRSFILCTDDSHSGTLVRDGHMNRVVRHAIQQGLAPITAIQMATLNAADHFGMERELGSITPGRRADFLIVRDLPTLAIDRVYASGALMAEDDALVADIPAYAYPAAAKNTVRLKRPLAAENFDIAAPDGANSVRARVIGVVENQAPTKALEADLPVEDGIVAMNAETCQIAVVERHRATGVVVNAFVSGFGYDVPCALASTVAHDSHQMLVVGTSKPDMALAANRLAEVGGGVAFFAGGEERALIEMPIAGLMSEERAEVVAEKADRLLAAMAEAGCRLENAFMQHSLLGLVVIPELRISDLGLIDVTRFEKVDLFL, encoded by the coding sequence ATGTCCGTCATTCCCCGCCATCAGACCCTCACTCGCCTGGTCGATGTCGCCGCCGGCCGCGTGTCGGCCGAACTGGTCGTGAGGAACGGGAAATGGGTGAACGTTCATTCAGGCGAGATCATTCCCGCGACCGACATCGCCATCGTGGCCGGGCGCTTCGCGTATTGCGGCCCTGACGCCGCGCACTGCATCGGCCCGGAAACCAAAGTGGTGGATGCGGCGGGACGCTATCTCGTTCCCGGTCTCATCGACGCGCACATGCATGTCGAGAGCGGCATGGTGACGGTCACCGAATTCGTCCGCGCCGTCGTCCGGCACGGCTCCACCACGCTCTTCATCGACCCGCACGAGATCGCCAATGTCCTTGGGCTCGACGGCGTGCGGCTGATGCATGACGAGGCGGTCGCGGCGCCGATCAACGTTTTCGTGCAGGCGCCGTCATGCGTTCCCTCCGCGCCAGGGCTGGAGACGCCGGGAGCGGAGTTCGGACCGGACGAGATCGCGGAGGCGGTCAGATGGCCGAACATCGTCGGTCTCGGCGAGGTGATGAATTTTCCCGGCGTCGCCGCGAACGATCCGCGCATGGCGGGTGAGATCGCGGCGGCGATGGCGGTCGGGAAAACCATTGGCGGCCATTACGCCTCGCCCGATCTCGGTCCGCCCTTTCACGCCTACGCCGCTGGCGGGCCGGCGGACGACCACGAAGGCACCCGCGCCGAGGACGCCATCGCCCGCGTCCGGCAGGGCATGCGGGCGATGCTGCGGCTCGGCTCCGCCTGGCACGACGTTGCGGAACAGGTGAAGGCGGTGACGGAGCAGGGGCTCGATTCGCGGAGTTTCATCCTCTGCACGGATGACAGCCATTCCGGCACGCTGGTGCGCGACGGGCACATGAATCGGGTGGTGCGCCACGCCATCCAACAGGGGCTGGCGCCGATAACCGCGATCCAGATGGCGACGCTGAACGCCGCGGACCATTTCGGCATGGAGCGCGAACTCGGCTCGATCACGCCGGGACGGCGGGCGGATTTCCTGATCGTCAGGGATCTGCCCACGCTCGCGATCGATCGGGTCTACGCCAGCGGCGCGCTGATGGCCGAGGACGACGCGCTGGTCGCCGATATTCCGGCCTACGCGTACCCGGCGGCGGCGAAGAACACGGTTCGCCTGAAGCGGCCGCTCGCCGCCGAAAATTTCGACATTGCAGCGCCCGACGGCGCCAATTCGGTCCGCGCGCGCGTCATCGGCGTGGTCGAGAACCAGGCCCCGACGAAGGCGCTGGAGGCAGACCTGCCGGTCGAGGACGGGATCGTCGCGATGAACGCGGAGACCTGTCAGATCGCCGTGGTCGAACGTCACCGGGCGACCGGCGTCGTCGTCAACGCCTTCGTCTCCGGCTTCGGCTACGACGTTCCCTGCGCGCTCGCCTCCACCGTCGCCCATGACAGCCACCAGATGCTGGTCGTCGGCACCTCGAAACCCGACATGGCGCTGGCGGCGAACCGGCTGGCGGAGGTCGGCGGCGGCGTCGCCTTCTTCGCCGGCGGCGAGGAAAGGGCGCTGATCGAAATGCCGATCGCCGGGCTGATGTCGGAGGAGCGCGCCGAAGTGGTGGCGGAGAAGGCCGACCGACTGCTGGCGGCGATGGCCGAGGCCGGGTGTCGGCTGGAGAACGCCTTCATGCAGCACTCGCTTCTCGGGTTGGTGGTGATCCCGGAACTGCGGATTTCCGATCTCGGCCTGATCGACGTGACGCGGTTCGAAAAGGTGGATCTCTTCCTCTGA
- a CDS encoding phosphotransferase family protein produces MAARTPHAAARIDLEAVGAYLTRNLPGFEGPLTAEKTATGQSNPTFILKAGSGDYVLRRKPPGQLLKSAHAVDREFRVITALNGTDVPVPKAHLLCEDESVVGAMFYVMDRVPGRIIFDPAVPGVSVEHRAAMYDDMNRVLAALHMVDYEAVGLGDFGRPGGYFARQLSRWTKQYRASETETIPDMEALIRWLEAETPDDDDRTSIVHGDYRIDNLIYHPTEPRVVAVLDWELSTLGHPIADLAYQRMQGRLPPGEVGRGLAGVDRKALGIPSEDEYVEMYMKRTGITAIPELTFATAFGFFRICAILQGVKKRGIDGNASNPEAAMRMGDKIPGMARLGIECVEREG; encoded by the coding sequence ATGGCGGCGAGGACCCCGCACGCAGCGGCGCGGATCGATCTGGAGGCGGTTGGGGCGTATCTGACCCGGAACCTGCCGGGGTTCGAGGGTCCGCTGACGGCGGAGAAGACAGCGACCGGCCAGTCGAACCCGACCTTCATCCTGAAGGCGGGTTCGGGCGACTACGTGCTCCGACGGAAACCGCCGGGTCAGCTCCTCAAGTCCGCCCACGCCGTGGACCGGGAGTTCCGCGTCATCACCGCGCTGAACGGAACGGACGTGCCCGTCCCGAAGGCGCATCTCCTTTGCGAGGACGAGAGCGTCGTCGGCGCGATGTTCTACGTCATGGATCGGGTGCCGGGCCGGATCATCTTCGATCCCGCTGTTCCGGGGGTCTCCGTCGAACACCGGGCGGCGATGTATGACGACATGAACCGGGTGCTGGCGGCGCTCCACATGGTCGATTACGAGGCCGTCGGCCTCGGCGATTTCGGGCGTCCGGGCGGCTATTTCGCGCGTCAGCTCAGCCGCTGGACCAAGCAGTATCGCGCCTCGGAGACCGAGACGATCCCGGACATGGAGGCGCTGATCCGTTGGCTGGAGGCGGAGACGCCCGACGATGACGACCGCACCTCCATCGTCCATGGCGATTACCGGATCGACAACCTGATCTATCACCCGACCGAGCCGCGCGTCGTCGCGGTGCTCGACTGGGAGCTTTCGACTCTCGGCCACCCGATCGCCGATCTCGCCTATCAGCGGATGCAGGGCCGGCTGCCGCCGGGCGAGGTCGGGCGCGGCCTCGCCGGGGTGGACCGCAAGGCGCTCGGCATCCCGTCCGAGGACGAATATGTCGAGATGTACATGAAGCGGACCGGGATCACCGCGATCCCCGAACTGACCTTCGCCACCGCCTTCGGCTTCTTCCGCATCTGCGCCATTCTTCAGGGCGTGAAAAAGCGCGGCATCGACGGCAACGCCTCCAACCCCGAGGCGGCGATGCGGATGGGCGACAAGATCCCCGGCATGGCGCGGCTAGGGATCGAGTGCGTGGAGCGGGAAGGTTGA
- a CDS encoding pirin family protein translates to MSIRPISRATKGQKTLEGAGVHLSRAFGFGDPKELDPFLLLDDFRNDDPAKYEKGFPWHPHRGIETITYVLAGDVEHGDSLGNRGVLGAGDVQWMTAGRGIMHQEMPKGDAMGRMHGFQLWANLPAAEKMTAPRYQDVKSADIPEVTDDDGAKARIVCGEFWGKRGPVDGIAANPRYVDISMPPNLTKTFKVEVDRHAFAYIFAGKGDFAYASKPFGVLVEKEIAGEEMHLRDMSGDRTLVVFDRGDEVSVKAGPEGVRFLLVSGKPIREPVAWHGPIVMNTRAELTQAVTELKNGTFIKS, encoded by the coding sequence ATGTCGATCCGTCCGATCAGCCGCGCGACCAAGGGCCAGAAGACACTGGAGGGCGCCGGAGTCCACCTCTCCCGCGCCTTCGGTTTCGGCGACCCGAAGGAACTCGACCCGTTCCTGCTGCTCGACGACTTCCGCAACGACGACCCCGCCAAATACGAGAAGGGGTTTCCCTGGCATCCGCATCGCGGCATCGAGACGATCACCTATGTGCTCGCCGGCGATGTCGAGCATGGCGACAGTCTCGGCAACCGGGGCGTCCTTGGCGCCGGCGACGTGCAGTGGATGACCGCCGGACGCGGAATCATGCACCAGGAGATGCCGAAGGGCGATGCGATGGGTCGGATGCACGGCTTCCAGCTCTGGGCCAACCTGCCCGCGGCCGAGAAGATGACCGCGCCGCGCTATCAGGACGTGAAATCGGCCGACATCCCCGAGGTCACCGACGACGACGGCGCGAAAGCGCGCATCGTCTGCGGCGAGTTCTGGGGCAAACGCGGCCCGGTGGACGGCATCGCCGCCAATCCGCGCTATGTCGATATCTCCATGCCTCCGAACCTGACGAAGACCTTCAAGGTGGAGGTCGATCGCCACGCCTTCGCCTATATCTTCGCCGGCAAAGGCGATTTCGCCTACGCCTCGAAACCCTTCGGCGTTTTGGTGGAGAAGGAGATCGCGGGCGAGGAGATGCATCTGCGTGACATGTCCGGCGACCGCACGCTCGTGGTCTTCGACCGCGGCGACGAGGTGTCGGTGAAGGCCGGGCCGGAGGGCGTGCGCTTTCTGCTCGTCTCGGGAAAACCGATCAGGGAGCCGGTCGCATGGCACGGGCCGATCGTGATGAACACCCGCGCCGAACTCACGCAGGCGGTGACCGAACTGAAGAACGGGACGTTCATCAAGAGCTGA
- a CDS encoding acyl-CoA dehydrogenase family protein, translating to MLEEKVYPIEEEFEAEIGKHPKGRFHHTDRQLEILDSLKAEARARGLWNFWLTDSDRGYGLSTVEYAYLAEEMGKSKLGPETFNCAAPDTGNMEVFERYGTDKMKKDWLEPLMAGEIRSAYLMTEPGVASSDATNISMSCKADGDEYVLNGEKWWASGAGDPRCKVYIVMVCTDPDNENKHRRHSMVVVPAGTKGVEVLRPMQVFGNDDAPHGHMHMRFTDVRIPKENLILGEGRGFEVSQGRLGPGRIHHAMRAIGQAERALELMCRRSLARTAFGKPLAQLGANHDIIAECRMDIDMARLLCLQTCHMMDTIGNRAAAPWISKIKVIAPRVSLKVIDEAIQMHGAMGISQDTHLADAWTHQRTLRLADGPDAVHRRVIARNELKKYTNEAV from the coding sequence ATGCTGGAGGAAAAGGTCTATCCGATTGAGGAGGAATTCGAGGCCGAAATCGGCAAACATCCCAAGGGCCGCTTTCATCACACCGACCGGCAGCTCGAAATTCTCGACTCCCTGAAGGCGGAGGCGCGCGCGCGCGGACTCTGGAATTTCTGGTTGACCGACAGCGACCGCGGCTACGGGCTCAGCACCGTGGAATATGCGTATCTCGCCGAAGAGATGGGCAAGTCCAAGCTTGGACCGGAGACCTTCAACTGCGCCGCGCCCGACACCGGCAACATGGAGGTGTTCGAGCGTTACGGCACCGACAAGATGAAGAAGGACTGGCTGGAGCCGCTGATGGCGGGCGAGATCCGTTCAGCCTATCTGATGACCGAACCGGGCGTGGCCTCCTCCGACGCCACCAATATCTCCATGTCATGCAAGGCGGATGGCGACGAATACGTTCTGAACGGTGAGAAGTGGTGGGCTTCGGGCGCCGGCGATCCGCGTTGCAAGGTCTATATCGTCATGGTCTGCACCGACCCGGACAACGAGAACAAACATCGCCGCCACTCCATGGTCGTCGTTCCGGCCGGAACGAAGGGCGTTGAGGTTCTGCGTCCGATGCAGGTCTTCGGCAATGACGACGCGCCGCATGGCCACATGCACATGCGTTTCACCGATGTCCGCATCCCGAAGGAGAACCTGATCCTCGGCGAGGGGCGCGGGTTCGAGGTCTCCCAGGGCCGGCTCGGGCCGGGCCGCATCCATCACGCCATGCGCGCCATCGGTCAGGCCGAGCGGGCGCTGGAGCTGATGTGCCGCCGCTCGCTCGCCCGCACCGCGTTCGGCAAACCGCTGGCGCAGCTCGGCGCCAATCACGACATCATCGCCGAGTGCCGGATGGATATCGACATGGCGCGGCTGCTCTGCCTCCAGACCTGTCACATGATGGACACGATCGGGAACCGCGCGGCGGCTCCCTGGATATCCAAGATCAAGGTGATCGCGCCCCGCGTCTCGCTGAAGGTGATCGACGAGGCGATCCAGATGCATGGCGCGATGGGAATCAGTCAGGACACGCATCTCGCGGACGCCTGGACCCATCAGCGGACGCTCCGCCTCGCCGACGGGCCGGACGCCGTACACCGGCGGGTGATCGCGCGGAACGAGCTCAAGAAATACACCAACGAGGCGGTCTGA
- a CDS encoding SDR family oxidoreductase: MSVIDDLFSLAGKTALVTGGATGIGRMAATGLAGAGARVLIASRKGEMCEVTAQEINALGLPGKVEGFAGDVGAEIGIEALAKEVEKRTGALHILMNNAGTTWGKPYGEFPHSAWEKVMSVNVAGLFSLTQRLTPLLAKTATLEDPARVVNVGSVMGTAPIGVGAYSYSASKGAVHHLTKILATELADKRITVNAIAPGPFQSNMTAFATADAENRDRIGAKTPLGRIGMPDDIAGLMVFLGSKAGAYVTGAIIPTDGGIHVETVKDLF; encoded by the coding sequence ATGAGCGTGATCGACGATCTTTTCAGCCTTGCGGGCAAGACCGCGCTGGTCACCGGAGGCGCCACCGGCATCGGTCGAATGGCGGCGACCGGCCTCGCCGGAGCCGGCGCGCGCGTGCTGATCGCGTCCCGCAAGGGCGAGATGTGCGAGGTGACGGCGCAGGAGATCAACGCGCTCGGCCTGCCCGGCAAGGTCGAAGGCTTCGCCGGAGACGTCGGCGCGGAGATCGGTATCGAGGCGCTGGCGAAGGAAGTCGAGAAGCGCACGGGCGCGCTCCACATCCTGATGAACAACGCCGGGACGACATGGGGCAAGCCTTATGGCGAGTTTCCGCACTCCGCCTGGGAAAAGGTGATGAGCGTGAACGTGGCCGGGCTCTTTTCGCTCACCCAGCGGCTGACGCCGCTTCTCGCGAAGACCGCGACGCTGGAGGACCCAGCGCGGGTGGTCAATGTCGGCTCCGTCATGGGCACCGCGCCCATCGGCGTCGGGGCCTATTCCTATTCCGCGTCGAAAGGCGCGGTGCATCACCTGACGAAAATTCTGGCGACCGAGCTCGCCGATAAACGCATCACCGTGAACGCCATCGCGCCGGGGCCGTTCCAGTCCAACATGACGGCCTTCGCCACCGCCGACGCCGAAAACCGCGACCGGATCGGCGCGAAGACCCCGCTTGGCCGGATCGGGATGCCTGACGACATCGCCGGGTTGATGGTGTTTCTCGGGTCGAAGGCGGGTGCCTATGTCACCGGCGCGATCATTCCCACAGACGGCGGCATTCATGTCGAGACCGTCAAGGACCTTTTCTGA